From the genome of Clavelina lepadiformis chromosome 2, kaClaLepa1.1, whole genome shotgun sequence:
ATGGATTCTATGACAATATACATGTAAAAAATACTGCAGACAATGATTGATAGACACTATTTAATGTTGACTATAATGCATTGCAGTCAAATTTCCATAACAAATTTAAACCAACTAACTTCTTAATTCTTGCCTTTTACGTTAATAATTTAGCAATTCAAGCAGAGCAAATAAGCAAAAGACAGAACCACCGTTCCCTACAAGCAGGGAAACTCATGTAAATTTATATTTCTAATTCTCCCATGCACCAAAGTCAATCCaagtcaaacattttatttttctcctTCATCTTCACTTTCAGTTTCCTCCtcatcatcttcttcatcCGAACTTTCTTCCTCATCAGCACTGAACGTTCCCTCTGGCAACTTGTACAGACGTATAACCGGCTTGTTCGGAtcctaaaaataaataaataaagcttaaatatttttcaagttgAGTCTTCCTTCCTTTCTCTATGATATGTGCTGATATCAGACCTTTAAAATCAGATATTTTCCTTCAGGCTGTTTCATGCACAAGTCTATAACACAACGAAGTATTCCCCACGCATTGACAactgataaatttatttggttAGCAAATTCTTTGGGAATAAATTGCTGCGTCCCAATAACAACGTGCCGGGATGAATCCTGAATGCTGTATCTTGACACATATCCCATCTTCAGGTATTCAGACCTGATCAAAGCAAAAATTGCATTGTGTGAGAAATAATTTGTTAAgcgttataaataaaatattaatctaaaaataaacttaatatCCCTACTAACAAACTGCCATACATCATGAATATATTAATTTACTTATAATACACGGCATCATAAACATATAAAAGCCTACCCGGCAAGCAGAGCACACATGGTCCACTTGGCAAGTTTGCAGCTATTGTTTTTCAGTTCAGTAGCAAGCACTGAACCACGTTGTGAATCTAACTTCCGACGCCATTCCACACCATTGCAGCATCGATGATCCCACTCATTTAAAGCCTGAATGGATAATGTCAAACAGGATTTGATAAATAACATGTTCTTTATGAAACGACGATAAATCAAATGGTTGTAGGATTTTACCACATTCAGCATGGTACTGTCTTAAACATCAGTAAAAATGTAAGAAATATGAATTTGGGACATTTGACCTTAGAACTAGGCAGAAACAAATCGGTAAGATTCCTTACTTTAACATTGATAAAACTTATATCACCACTGGATGTACTAATGACAGCATCATGCTCCGTTCTTGCCACAAGTTCAATATTATTTCCAAGGTTCCATTTGCGATAGCGATAACCAACCGAAGCTATATTTCCAGAATCAcctaaaattacaaaaagatgAACCTTCAAAATCCTTTAATAAAGTCAGACATAATAACTGTAGACTGATAATACAGTAGAcaattatataaaacaaaaattgaatttccCCTAAAACAGAATGCTGCTCcaaaaactttaattaaacaaaagatCCAATGTCACCTGGTAGCATTATTTGTAAGAAATGTACCTTGCACAAAGGGATTGCTTTTCTCAAACTTATGTTTATCTCCCGGTTTCAAAACTTGTTGTGAGAAGTTGTGATTGATGTAAGTAGCTTCCATTGATAAATTATGCGGAGCATTTAACCCTTCATCCTAAACACACAACACATTTTGTCATCATCTATGCAAAAAATTCTTACAATGATATCACAGCTCATTAGCACCTGTGGTGGTTCATTTGCAGTTTCACTGACTGTCAGCAAATCAAAAGCAGAATCATCACGCTTATCAAAAAAGAGTTTGTTGCGTCCTACACGCTGCGCAATGATATCCCACGAATACTGAGATCGAGTGCAGCACATGATTGTTGCCAAAATGGCATCGGTGGCAAAGACAGTGCCACTTGATTTCGCAAGTCTTCGAATAATCGGATCATCTGTGGTAGTGAcctataaaagttttgttttaagagtCTTGAAAACAGAatcttaaaaaacaaaagcttaTAGATTATGCTGCTAAGTTACTGCCTACCAATGTACCACATGGTCCTATGGAGCATTTCCAATAAGACTATTACCTTGTGAAATTCTTTGTTAATTCTCTTCAGCGATTTTTCAGCTTTAACTGAAACACGATCATATGTCTTGTCATAGAACAGCAATTCACCACACTTATACAGATCTTCAGGTTCTGCAATTTCTGGTAGTTTAAGCTTGCTCAAGCGATTAAAGTCCATTTCTTCAACCACCTATAAACATGAACACAACATTGTAAACCATCTGCAAGTATACAATACAACAATccatataaatataattacgCTTTTAAACAGCAGATAATACTTCATGTAAGTGCCAATTATCTTTCAACTTGCCTCCCATGTTTCTGCAACATTAACAGAAGCATCTCTCcgtttttgttgattttgcaACTGCTTCTCCCTGTAACGGAATCGGCTTTGACCATACTGTTTCTGCATGTTCCTCTGCAGACGCTGTCTCTCGCGCTCTTTCCGTTTCTCCAGTTTCGTAAGTGGTTTCTGATTAAGTGAACCTCCACCAGCTTCACGCTGTTGTCTCTGCTGCATTTGTCTGTTTCGGATTTGGTTGAAGCGAAAGCGATTTCGTTGATAAGCTGGTTTTTGAATCTATTCATAGTAACATAACAAACGtgaatgaaaatattaaaaaaatgttggacTATTTACAAGAACACAAAACATTCCATCTAACAAAAACTGCTTACGGCAGAGTATGCTATTACTATTTAGCTTGTTTTCATTATCTAACGGCATAATATTAACAGTATAGCAAAATCACCTTGGTATTATCAACCAGCTGGAAAGTGCTTTCATCTTCATCATGAAAATAGGAGTACTGGCTTCCACCGCCAAACTGAGAGTTATACTTATTCATATATCTTCGGTCTTGGTATGTATTACCACTCCAGTCAGACACCTAAAATTTCatattcaaatatttaaacaaaacacacTCCAAGAAGTCAGAATGCCTGGATTTTGCTTCATGAAACCAAACTTGTGTAATAACCTTTCCGAGCCTATCACCCTTGCTAAATGGTTGGTAAGGCATGTCTTTGAATTTTTCTGGAAGATCCATTGGTCCCCATCCATCAGGGTTATCCTGAATAGTCGGAGGGATAAACTTGGCCATTCTCTTTCAATTTATCTCcttcaaaaatttctgaaCCTGGAATTCATTAAATGAAATAATACACTGCCTTTGGAAGtacaaatgtttgaaattagcAAGTTCGATAACATAGGCCCATACAAATAAAAACGCCATATGTGATATGCAAAATATGTAgttaacaattaattaatttgcaTAAACTGATGAGTATAATGTATATACactgataaaaattttttaaccgTACAAGAAAGATGACTGTATGGAAAATGATAGCTGTAGAGAAGATAGCAGTAACCAAGGTTTCaccaataataaaaattattttagttaGTTGGTGAAGTGATAATTTTTTTGGGCTCGGACCACAGCCACTTGGTGTATGTCATCCTGAAAGCTACACATGGTTaataataaagaaatatatgCAGAACTATGCAAGCAGGGACAAAATCCCTACAGGAAAGTTCGTAGATAgttatttgtttgtattatTAATGATCATTCAAATCTGGCACATGAAGTTGGCTTATGCACCACATTAATTCCCAATGTTcctgactggaaagtatggtaGTTTTCGAAGAGAAATTGTGCATGCAGCGGCACAAGTTTTTGTgtgatggcgtgcactgaagcctcaattcttaGTTATACATTGGTGTTCAAACAAGCagtttttcaatgtttattaattataaatcaGTGTAAAGACAAAGTTTGATATGCACATattaatgaagaaaattttcgGCTTTAGAAATTTTATTAGAAAGGTGCAATAGCAGACTGATTTGCTGGTATATTTATTTGATGTTGTAAAACTAAATTTCCCGCTAGGGAAAAAATTCTGATGTGACAGTCTGATGTTTATATCAATAGTCACATGACAGTCTGACGTTTACACCAACTTTGGTAATACAGTACTACAAACACTGGCTGGTTGACACTTATATGATCCCAAAGCTGGGCAGCACCAATGAGATGGAATGCATTTTTTAGccttataggcctatagggaTTGGAAATTCAGTATACTGAATCAGTATACGGAGGATTCTAATCCGAAATGCCAATTTAAACCGAATAATAAGATTCAGTTTTAATACTGTGAGAGCGCGATCGAACAAGGGAGAAAGAAATTCATGACGGAACAAGtgaaaaaaagtgaaattgcgaCACAAAACCGAGAAAAATGCACACGAGTTTTCACACGAAcgcaaacacaaaaaatgcatcTGTCAATTGGCAGATTTTTTGCTGATAGTTTTATCAATTTCGTTTTGGATGAGAGGAGGAAAGCAATGCGGTGGCGTAGTGTTTAATGATGGGGCTCGTATACTAGAGGTCTCGAGTTTGAATCTTGCTGTTTGTTTGACTTCGTTTTTCtgtccaaatttatttttgatctaATTTAGTCCTGAAAGGCGAGAGTTTAGGTAGGAGgagattagttttaaattaatttagacttagaaaaaaaattgtaatttttagttgaaaaatagcgTTTATTTCAATCTGCAGCTTAGCTTAGTAATTAAATCATGAAAAGTGCAAGTCAGAGGAGATTagctttagtttaatttacactttggaaaaattagtacatcgttttaagttgaaaattagcatacatttcaattcGAAGACTAGCCTAATTGTTGTTTACTGTATTcatattttcctactttggtAAACGGTGGACagtaaaataagtgtctaGCCTACTCCACCGGTTGGCGATTACCAAAGTAAGGAAATACCGATTGCATAACTGGCCGTTTATCGAAGTAGCTTTTTCTAAATTTGGTAACTGGCAGACGATGAAGTAGATGCTGCCTTAATATTAATTATGTGtataatggctattgtttcatcttgttgtGCGGGggatttttcaaacaaaatcagaaaaaattcTGATCTTGGGTGTAGAATCGTGTATGGGAGTTTGCTAAGCAGTCCAGGCTAAACctcttattttcatttaaaaactttttattgaaaaatagtCTAGATTTCTATCTCTAAACTCAAAGCACAGATCCAATCTGCATAGCCTAAGAACCAGCTAAGCCAAAATTCATTCTTCTCTggtatttctttttttgggtctagtataccgaatctagctggggtctagtagcCTATAGCCTACAGAATAATGCATATTGTGGCTGTGCGCAATTTCACTTGGCTTGTAGACCccgttttttgttgttttttatttggcTAGATCTactgttttgtaaataatgttttttaaaactgcGTGTAAATTTAGTGCTGCGTTTGGAAAATAAACCTCTctctcaaaaaaaaatttactttttatagCCCACTGTTGGGACTGGGAGTCGGGAGCTTAAGGTCTGTCCTGTGCGGCTCTGCATTCACATCTGATCGCACATGTGTCAAGTACATGGACATCTCACACAGTTGTGCAAGAAATTTTAACCTATAGATTTCTATGGCTTATCATATATGGcactttttcatttattccgtgttttcataaaactttACTTTAACGTTTGGTATAATATAAAGTCTTTTGTTGATTATACCTTCTTTATCTTGCAGAATGCTTCGAAGACAATTATCAGGCTTGTCTCAATATGGAATAGTTTTTGACTTATTTCATCTTTCCCCATATATGTAATTTGTGATGGCTTCAACCTATCCTATAGGGCTCCCTATTTCATTAATGTTGCAACAGGTTTCTAGAAGAAAAACAGATGTTTTTCATTGTGACTGTTTTTATACACGTATCaattaatcaatcaatcatttcatttttcgtttaaagcgcggtggggacgaaaaatcaagccagttgttactaaaacgcgccaatgaacaggaaaaagtgacaaagtcGAAAAGGTTTAAAGCgtgctcaagagaaataagttaatatttgcttgtaacaactagcacgaccactaaacctataattagttaaatccataaaacacaagttgaaaaggttgaaaattaagcagacgagcaggtggtgtgttcaagcaactgatgaatgaaaattgcttcaatgctgtacatcagtggattgGAAAAGAAACCCAATCCCGGGCAAGATCCCGGTTTCTGGTGGCCATAGCACTAAGGAAGGGCGCTGTTGATTAGCCCGAGTTTGTACAGCAAGAATGCACAGTTGCACACCAATCATAATCTTTAGCAGATGTGATGACAATACTGCTCGCTGCAAGATGGAAACTTCTCTGGTACATCGACAGTGATGTAACTGAGTAAGATTTCCATGAAGTCATTCAACTGGAGATAATAGAAAGACTATGTGTATGACAAATATGACGCCATTAAACTGCCGCTATAGAAATTTCTGGTTACGCCACTGGATTCTGATCATATAAATACTCATGAGTCTTGGTTATGAATTTCAATTTGCATATGGTTTCCCTTAACGACTACCGTCTCTGATGAAAACTAAACAACATAGCAGCGGTCTGATTATAAACGACACTCTGTTTAATATAGTGTTTACTAAGATGCACTTGGCTCCagtatataaaattttgttgcttaCCATACATTGCGCTTTGCATTCGTTTTATTCTCTTTATTGCGCACGTCCATTGACAGAAAGAAATATGAAGTTGTGCTGTTGCATGACGGAGTTATGTAACCTGATTTTGTGGCTCTGTCGCTCACATGATTAACGTCGTGATTGTTAATGTCTGATTAATATCACTTGCCACTCTCTACTT
Proteins encoded in this window:
- the LOC143445043 gene encoding eukaryotic translation initiation factor 3 subunit D-like; the encoded protein is MAKFIPPTIQDNPDGWGPMDLPEKFKDMPYQPFSKGDRLGKVSDWSGNTYQDRRYMNKYNSQFGGGSQYSYFHDEDESTFQLVDNTKIQKPAYQRNRFRFNQIRNRQMQQRQQREAGGGSLNQKPLTKLEKRKERERQRLQRNMQKQYGQSRFRYREKQLQNQQKRRDASVNVAETWEVVEEMDFNRLSKLKLPEIAEPEDLYKCGELLFYDKTYDRVSVKAEKSLKRINKEFHKVTTTDDPIIRRLAKSSGTVFATDAILATIMCCTRSQYSWDIIAQRVGRNKLFFDKRDDSAFDLLTVSETANEPPQDEGLNAPHNLSMEATYINHNFSQQVLKPGDKHKFEKSNPFVQGDSGNIASVGYRYRKWNLGNNIELVARTEHDAVISTSSGDISFINVKALNEWDHRCCNGVEWRRKLDSQRGSVLATELKNNSCKLAKWTMCALLAGSEYLKMGYVSRYSIQDSSRHVVIGTQQFIPKEFANQINLSVVNAWGILRCVIDLCMKQPEGKYLILKDPNKPVIRLYKLPEGTFSADEEESSDEEDDEEETESEDEGEK